In the Mesorhizobium sp. M1D.F.Ca.ET.043.01.1.1 genome, CATGCGCTACATGCGACCAGTCCAAGCCGACGCTGTTCAGCATGAAGGCAACGTTGTCGAAGGCTTGGTTGATCTCGGATTCAACAGGGACACCAGACGGGATGTCGAGCGTGTCCGGGTTCCATCCGCCCTGTCCGGATAATTCCACCCGGCCATCGACTTCCAGCACCATCGAATAGCTGTAGTCGTTGGCGCTCTTTTCGCCCCATGGACCCGGCGCAGTCAGCTTGAACCTCGGCATGATCAAAGCTTACTCGAGCGATGCATAAATTCAACTGGACACCCTGGCCGGCGCCTGATCAAGAGGGCGACTGCGGCGGCTTGAGGCGATGCCTTCATAGTAAGGCGTCAACCGTCTGAAAATTCACTGTGTTTTTTGCCGCATGCTGGTGT is a window encoding:
- a CDS encoding Rid family hydrolase, producing MPRFKLTAPGPWGEKSANDYSYSMVLEVDGRVELSGQGGWNPDTLDIPSGVPVESEINQAFDNVAFMLNSVGLDWSHVAHVNSYHTPEADGTILAATAEMARQFRKRMPDHKPIWTCLGVAVLGDPGMHVEIRVTAFRD